GATCGATGCGGTAACTACTGAGACTGCTTCACCGTCACTTCATTTGAATTTCTGTGCTTATACGCAGGAATTTCGACTGAAATCCCTGTTCTCTAGTGCTTAGACTGGTCTAAGCACTGAACTGAATGGCGGATTGTTTTGTCTAGAAATGGATAATTTCGACATTAGTTGTGGGAATTACTAAGCAAAGTGAACTAACGTCTAATGAATTAGTGTCTGAATTCATCAATTCAGCCTGAATCAATCCGGAACAGTTGACTCAATTTCTCAGTCTTTTGCCGATAAAAGTTACCCAACTTTTATCGACTTAAATCACTAGACTCCCCCAAAAAACCATTTCGATAAACCCTAGTAAAGACATTAGCCTAATTTAAGATGCCGTAAAGCCAAAGATTCACGATTTTAAATAGAAAATCTCACATTTAAAATTCAATTTTCCGCTTTAAGCGACTTGTTTTAAGTAATTGCAATTGTGTTGTTTGCTGGCAGTGCTGGGTCATCTTAAAAATGGAGCTTAACCTATGGTTCCGCTGTGGTCGCGATGCGATTTTCCTTATTTTGTAATGTCATGATGAGCTACCGGTCCAATCTGAGCAGGCTTTCTCCCCGATGGATGAAGGGAGGGAGTTTGAGTTTGCTATTAACCTGTGGCCTCTGCTCGTCCCTGCCGGCAATTGCGGCGGTGGATGAAACGGAGTTGAAGTCACCGGGCAGTTTGCTCAAACTCGATACGCCACTTCCTGGTCGACAGCCAATCCTGTCGCCGCCATCGACTTTGCCACGCCGTTCATTGCCCCGTCAGGGGGAGCCAATTGTGCGGCCCAAATCAACGATCGAAGCTTTACCATTTGCTGCTCCGACGCCATCTGTGACGGGTGAAACCTATACCGTTGGGCCGGGGGATAAGCTCCAAATTGTGTTGTTCAACGTGCCGGAACTCAGCGGTGAAGTTCGAGTTGCGGCGGATGGGCAAATGAATTTGCCTTGGATTGGGACGGTACTGGTCGATCGCATGACCATGAGTGAAGTCAAACAACTACTCACCCAAAAATACCAACCATTTTTAAAGCGTCCGCCGCTGGTCACACTCACGCTGCTCGAAACACGTCCTGTCAGAGTCGTTGTTGCCGGTGAAGTGAATCGCCCCGGCAGTTATCAGCCGGCAGCACAGAACGTGGATTTGCCAGGGACTTTCACGTCTACTTCGCGGGCCCCACTGAATCGCAATGCCCTCCAATGGCCAACGTTGACTCAGGCACTCCAAACCGCCGGTGGGATTACGCAACAAGCCGATATTCGTCAGGTGACGGTGCGGCGACCGCTGCGAAACAATCTTGTGCAGGTCACGCAAGTTGATTTGTGGTCGTTAATCCGCACCGGCAATGTCAGTCAAGATCTGACATTGCGCGATGGTGACGTCATTGTTGTGCCCCAAGCAAAGACAGTTGATCCGGCGATGGCTTATCGAGTTGGGACGGCCAGTTTTTCACCCCGGAATGTGCAGGTCCAAGTTGTGGGTGAAGTGAAACGACCAGGCGCCGTGGAAATTTCGACAAATAGTTCGTTGAATCAGGCGATTCTGGCCGCGGGGGGATTTGAGGATGATCGGGCGAAAGAATCCCAGGTTGAATTTGTCCGCCTCAACCCCGATGGCACAGTTGATAAACGAACGATGGCCGTGAATTTAGCGAGTGCGCCGAATGAGCAAACCAACCCGATTCTGCGGAATAACGATGTGATCGTCGTCCAGCGGACGAAAGGGACAAAATTCCTCGATCGAGCCAAGGGTATTGGTCAGGTGTTCACCCCCTTTACCGGTATTTTGAGCTTATTCCGATTGCTGTTTAACTGATGAATTAAATTTGAGCAACCGTGATTTCTAGGATGAATCGAGGAACACTGAACTGTAACCTGGAAAATATAGGGATATTGCTAGTTCAGCAGCGATTGGGTGGCCCCATCTTGGCGTTTGCCGTGGATGAATTCATGTTTGGCATCAAATTAAAGGAGGTTCAACTTCGCAATCATCGGTTACAGTTTGGTCGATTCATCGTTTCCGGTGCAACTGTTCCTGTCATCTCCGAATTGGTTGATCAAGCTTTTTGACTTCTAGTACGACATACAACGATCAAGCCAAGTTCGAGATATCACTAAGTTTTTGCAAGTAGCATGTCTTCTAATTCTCACGCTCAAGGTTCCAATCTACCGGTTTCGAATGATGGCAATGGTCAGGTTTCCCTGGCGCGGAATGGCAATGCTTATTTGAATGGTTATGCGCCATATCCAAATGGCATGACGAATTCCGTTGTTGACTTGCCGGCTGATGATAACCAAATCTCTTTTCAGCACATTCTTGTGGTGTTGCGTCGTCGGGCATGGGTCTTAGGGCTGGCGACATTCGCCTCTAGTATCGGGATATTTGCGTTTATTCTGACGCGTCCACCGACGTATTCTGGTGCTTTTCGGATGTTGGTGGAGCCGGTTACCGAGGGCAGTCGTCTAGCGGATTCCTTAACCTCAGATACGTTGCAAACCCTCAAGCCCCTCGGTGATTCGATTGGTAAAGGCAGTGGCTTGGACTATGTGAGTCAGATCGAAGTCCTCAAAAGTGAGAAACTGCTCGATCCAGTGCTGCAAAGAATTCAAAGTAAGTATCCCAAGCTGAACTACAAGGCGTTTCGGCGGCAGTTTAAGGTCTCCCGTCCGAAGGACTCGAAAATCCTGGATGTGACTTACAGTAGTGCTGACCCGGCGCAAATTAAGTTTGTCTTAGAAGAACTGTCCAAGGCCTTTGTCGATTACAGTTTGATCGATCGCCAGACAAATTTGAATCGTGGAATTGAGTTTGTCGCCGAGCAGATTCAACGGCAGTTGCGTGAAGTTGATAATCTGGAAGTGAAGCTTGAAGGTTTCCGCCGTCAGAATAACTTGCTGGACCCAGCTACTTCTGCCACTTCACTATCCCAGCGGATTCGGACGATCGCCAGTGAGCGGCAAGCCAATCGAGTGCAACTGGCGGCGGCCCGTACCCTATACAAAAAATTGCGTTCTCAAGTGGGCTTGGCTCCATCCGCAGCACTGAGTGTAGCGAATCTGAGTGAAGCGCCGATTTATCAAGAGTTGCTACGCAAATTGCGTGAATTGGATCGGCAGATCGCGGTTGAATCAGCCCGGTTTACGACCGAGACACCGATTGTGCGAGCGTTAATGGATCAACGCCAGGAATTATTGCCGTTGTTAGAAGCAGAGGCGCAGCGCGTCTTTGGGGGCAATGTGGTAGTGAGTGATATTGCCCAGCGGCAGGGGTTCCAGGGCTCGATCGGCCGTAACTTCACGAGAGAATTAGTAGAAACGGTCAACCGCGTGCAAGTCTTACAAACTCAAGAACAAGCTCTCGGCCAAGCGTTACAGGTATTAAAACAGCAGACGCAGAATTTGGCGGGCGTGTCGCGTGACTATGGGCGAATTCAACGTGATTTAACCATTGCGACATCGAGTTTGGGGCGTTTAATGACCGCGCGCGAGAACCTGCAATTAGAGTTAACGCGTCAGGTTAATCCCTGGGAAATCATTTCGAATATTAATGATGACAGCATTCGGCTGAAGAACAATCGCACCTTCATGCTGCTGCTGGGGACATTGGCGAGTTTAGGGCTGGGAATATTGGCGGCATTGATCGCAGAGCAGCTGGATCGGGTTTACCATACCGTCGAGGAATTGCAGGATACCGGGTTACCTTGCCTGGGCATGATTCATTACAATTCGAGCCTGAGTCAAGATAAGAGCTTGATGACCGTCGGTCAATTAGCGAATGAAGATTCAATGCAGCAGATGTCGAATCGCGCTCATCGCGATCACATGATGTTTCTGGAAGCCTTCTATTCGCTGGATGCGAATATTCGCCTCTTGAGTTCTGATCATCCAATTCGGGCGGTGACCGTCAGCTCAACCAGTCCTTCGGATGGTAAATCAACAATTTCCTCACATCTCGCCTGGGCCGCTGTAACGATGGGCCGCCGTGTTCTGATTATTGATACGGATATGCGTCGGCCGCAGGTACATCTTTGGTTTGGGGTGCAAAATCTGCGGGGGTTAAGTAATGCAATTACTTCTGATACTGATGTCCGTCAGTTGATTCAAGAATCACCTCAAGATCCGAATTTGCATGTGCTCGCCGCTGGTCCCTTGCCTCCAGCGCCCGGTCGCCTGCTAGCTTCGAAGAAAATGCAAATGATTATCCAATCCCTAACGGCTGAGTATGATTTAGTGATCTGTGATGCGCCGCCGGTTCAGGGGTTTGCTGATGCGAAGTTAACCGCGGCTTGTACGGATGGCATGCTGATTGTGCTGGGATTAGGTAAGACCGATCGCAACAACTTTGCTCAAACTTTGCAAGAACTGGAGAGTTCTTCCCCCGCACCATTGTTAGGAATCGTCGCTAATGGGATGAAGCGCAATCCCAATAATCACTACCAACATTACTACAGCCGCTATTACGCACGCGCATTCGAATAGTGCAACGCTGGATTGGTGCGCGCTAGAAGCGTTACTGGACGGTGGCACTAGCTGTTGATTTGTTGCACCAATGTCTGAATTGCTTGGACCTGACTGCGATTGAGGCTAGTTCGA
The sequence above is drawn from the Romeriopsis navalis LEGE 11480 genome and encodes:
- a CDS encoding GumC family protein, which translates into the protein MSSNSHAQGSNLPVSNDGNGQVSLARNGNAYLNGYAPYPNGMTNSVVDLPADDNQISFQHILVVLRRRAWVLGLATFASSIGIFAFILTRPPTYSGAFRMLVEPVTEGSRLADSLTSDTLQTLKPLGDSIGKGSGLDYVSQIEVLKSEKLLDPVLQRIQSKYPKLNYKAFRRQFKVSRPKDSKILDVTYSSADPAQIKFVLEELSKAFVDYSLIDRQTNLNRGIEFVAEQIQRQLREVDNLEVKLEGFRRQNNLLDPATSATSLSQRIRTIASERQANRVQLAAARTLYKKLRSQVGLAPSAALSVANLSEAPIYQELLRKLRELDRQIAVESARFTTETPIVRALMDQRQELLPLLEAEAQRVFGGNVVVSDIAQRQGFQGSIGRNFTRELVETVNRVQVLQTQEQALGQALQVLKQQTQNLAGVSRDYGRIQRDLTIATSSLGRLMTARENLQLELTRQVNPWEIISNINDDSIRLKNNRTFMLLLGTLASLGLGILAALIAEQLDRVYHTVEELQDTGLPCLGMIHYNSSLSQDKSLMTVGQLANEDSMQQMSNRAHRDHMMFLEAFYSLDANIRLLSSDHPIRAVTVSSTSPSDGKSTISSHLAWAAVTMGRRVLIIDTDMRRPQVHLWFGVQNLRGLSNAITSDTDVRQLIQESPQDPNLHVLAAGPLPPAPGRLLASKKMQMIIQSLTAEYDLVICDAPPVQGFADAKLTAACTDGMLIVLGLGKTDRNNFAQTLQELESSSPAPLLGIVANGMKRNPNNHYQHYYSRYYARAFE
- a CDS encoding SLBB domain-containing protein codes for the protein MLLTCGLCSSLPAIAAVDETELKSPGSLLKLDTPLPGRQPILSPPSTLPRRSLPRQGEPIVRPKSTIEALPFAAPTPSVTGETYTVGPGDKLQIVLFNVPELSGEVRVAADGQMNLPWIGTVLVDRMTMSEVKQLLTQKYQPFLKRPPLVTLTLLETRPVRVVVAGEVNRPGSYQPAAQNVDLPGTFTSTSRAPLNRNALQWPTLTQALQTAGGITQQADIRQVTVRRPLRNNLVQVTQVDLWSLIRTGNVSQDLTLRDGDVIVVPQAKTVDPAMAYRVGTASFSPRNVQVQVVGEVKRPGAVEISTNSSLNQAILAAGGFEDDRAKESQVEFVRLNPDGTVDKRTMAVNLASAPNEQTNPILRNNDVIVVQRTKGTKFLDRAKGIGQVFTPFTGILSLFRLLFN